A window from Chitinophaga filiformis encodes these proteins:
- a CDS encoding ABC transporter permease has protein sequence MKLLISIARSLLLARWRQTLVAAIGVTFSITMFVALLGFMQGLNEMMDSLFLNRTPDIRLYNEIKPRAIQPVQLSPDYHSGHHFIHSIKATGRRQEIYNSMAILEALRKDERVAGVASKIVTQAFFNEGTIDITATVNGIEEQQESALFHFADYIVEGDAASLEKIPNSIILGKALAENLLVNVGEMVQLTTPEGERFQLKIVGLWQSGIQDFDKVQSFTSLATAQKLLGKTRNYVTDIQLRLKNNTVAPALAKEYGRLFNTSAQDIYSLSAEFETGSFIRSLISYAVGVTLLIVSGFGIYNILNMMIYEKMDSIAILKATGFSGRDVKRIFIFIAMSIGIFGGLAGLILGFLLSLAIDQLPFHATSLPTMKTYPVSYALFIYCIGGAFSLLSTYLAGWLPSRKASKIDPVVIIRGK, from the coding sequence ATGAAACTACTCATCAGTATTGCCCGGTCTTTATTGCTGGCACGGTGGCGGCAAACGCTCGTCGCCGCTATCGGTGTAACCTTCAGTATCACCATGTTCGTAGCCTTGCTGGGCTTTATGCAGGGGCTCAATGAGATGATGGACTCCCTCTTCCTGAACCGTACGCCTGACATACGCCTGTATAATGAAATTAAACCAAGGGCCATTCAGCCGGTCCAGCTATCGCCCGACTACCATTCCGGTCACCATTTTATTCACTCCATAAAAGCCACCGGGCGCAGGCAGGAAATTTATAACAGCATGGCGATACTGGAAGCATTGAGGAAGGATGAAAGGGTTGCCGGGGTTGCCTCTAAAATAGTGACGCAGGCATTTTTCAATGAAGGTACTATTGATATAACGGCAACAGTGAATGGCATCGAAGAGCAGCAGGAAAGCGCGCTATTTCATTTTGCGGACTATATTGTAGAGGGTGATGCTGCATCACTTGAGAAAATACCCAACAGCATTATTCTTGGCAAAGCCCTGGCAGAAAACCTCCTTGTGAATGTAGGCGAGATGGTGCAACTCACGACGCCGGAGGGCGAGCGATTTCAACTGAAGATAGTCGGGCTCTGGCAGTCCGGCATCCAGGACTTCGACAAGGTACAAAGCTTTACCTCTCTGGCCACGGCGCAAAAACTGCTGGGCAAGACACGTAACTATGTAACAGATATCCAGCTCCGGCTGAAGAACAATACTGTGGCGCCCGCGCTGGCGAAGGAGTACGGCCGCCTGTTCAACACCAGTGCACAGGATATATATAGTCTCAGTGCAGAATTTGAAACGGGCAGCTTTATCAGATCGCTTATTTCTTATGCTGTGGGCGTTACCTTACTTATTGTGTCGGGTTTTGGCATTTATAATATACTTAACATGATGATCTATGAAAAAATGGATTCCATTGCCATTCTGAAGGCAACGGGGTTTTCGGGTCGTGATGTGAAAAGGATATTCATCTTTATTGCCATGAGCATTGGCATTTTTGGCGGGCTGGCGGGGTTGATACTGGGATTTCTGTTGTCGCTGGCTATCGACCAGTTACCCTTTCACGCTACCTCCTTACCAACTATGAAGACCTACCCTGTGAGCTATGCGCTGTTCATCTATTGTATTGGCGGCGCCTTCTCGCTCTTATCCACCTACCTGGCCGGCTGGCTGCCCTCGAGGAAAGCCAGTAAAATAGATCCGGTTGTTATCATCAGGGGTAAATAA
- a CDS encoding xanthine dehydrogenase family protein molybdopterin-binding subunit, translating to MEHKKHLSRRTFLQQAGLSGIALTIGYYWPATGKGTGEIVLANEGTELMSWISIDAAGKVTLFNHRSEMGQGTWQSIPQIIAEELEVSMDQVSIRYASSNPTKYGPQPQEGSFSIRGWYQQLLRVGASAREMLIEAAARQWQVSTGECYAENGVVVHRGTGKRLSYGALVKDAAQLKPPADVKLKARKDYKIIGKPLHRNDSTVKTNGTAVFGLDKKLAGMLYAVVERNPRFRGKVKSFDDSATRSIKGVKRVFKVQRPVFNIWCEGVAVVADTLWAAMQGRKLLKVQWDDEGFEHLGSEQISARMREDLKKFSSPDSFETDLKHSVATIEAIYEMPYQSHSCMEPLNCTADVKDNSIEIWGPIQEANWIQADLSERFRVPVENVTVNMTFLGGGFGRKAFLDYPCEAALISKEMKAPVQVMWTREDDMTAGPFRQGALYSCKGGVDAQKKIFALQIISATQYASAGEDKHPAPQALKENTGRIDGIIYDYYKTIPHYSFGSVPIKSTIPTMWWRAPGANIDAFACECFIDELAHLASQDPLAFRKAHFAFTRYQALVDKLSEISNWDARRKNDGWGVAITECFGSMVGQVVKVSRRPDQTLKIDKVFALIDCGWYVNPDTIRAQLEGSIIMALGAAVNHATHFEQGKAVERNFNAYPMPRINEIPEIEVHIMENDEAPGGVGEPGLPAFAPALCNAIFDLTGKRLRKLPFRLEDV from the coding sequence ATGGAACATAAAAAGCACCTTTCCAGAAGAACATTCCTGCAGCAGGCAGGCTTGTCGGGTATTGCTTTGACAATAGGTTATTACTGGCCGGCAACAGGAAAGGGTACAGGAGAGATTGTGCTTGCAAATGAAGGGACGGAACTGATGTCATGGATCTCCATAGACGCAGCGGGCAAGGTAACGCTCTTCAATCACCGTTCAGAAATGGGACAAGGCACCTGGCAATCCATCCCGCAGATCATTGCGGAAGAACTGGAAGTCAGTATGGACCAGGTAAGTATCCGGTACGCTTCTTCCAATCCAACTAAATATGGGCCACAGCCACAGGAAGGAAGCTTTTCCATACGCGGCTGGTATCAGCAACTACTACGCGTCGGCGCCTCTGCCAGGGAAATGCTTATCGAGGCGGCAGCCAGGCAATGGCAGGTCAGTACCGGGGAATGTTACGCAGAAAATGGCGTTGTAGTTCATCGGGGAACAGGGAAAAGACTGAGCTATGGCGCACTTGTAAAAGATGCGGCTCAGCTAAAGCCCCCTGCTGACGTTAAGCTAAAGGCACGGAAAGATTATAAAATTATCGGCAAGCCATTACATCGTAATGACAGCACCGTTAAAACCAATGGTACGGCTGTATTCGGACTGGATAAAAAGCTAGCGGGCATGTTATATGCGGTGGTAGAACGGAACCCCAGGTTCAGGGGAAAAGTGAAAAGCTTTGATGATTCAGCCACCAGGAGTATTAAAGGCGTGAAACGTGTTTTTAAAGTGCAGCGGCCTGTATTTAATATTTGGTGTGAAGGGGTGGCAGTGGTAGCAGATACCTTGTGGGCGGCTATGCAGGGCCGCAAACTATTGAAGGTGCAATGGGACGATGAGGGATTTGAGCACCTGGGCTCAGAACAGATCTCTGCCAGGATGCGGGAGGATCTGAAGAAATTCTCTTCCCCTGATAGTTTTGAAACGGACCTGAAGCATTCTGTTGCGACGATAGAAGCTATATATGAAATGCCTTACCAGTCGCATAGCTGTATGGAACCGTTGAACTGTACTGCCGATGTGAAAGACAACAGCATAGAGATATGGGGACCGATACAGGAAGCAAACTGGATACAAGCAGACCTGAGTGAGAGATTCCGTGTTCCGGTTGAGAATGTGACTGTGAATATGACGTTCCTTGGTGGAGGCTTTGGGAGAAAAGCATTCCTTGATTATCCGTGTGAGGCGGCGCTTATCTCAAAGGAGATGAAGGCGCCTGTCCAGGTGATGTGGACCCGCGAAGATGATATGACGGCAGGGCCATTTCGCCAGGGGGCGTTGTACAGCTGCAAAGGCGGTGTGGATGCACAAAAGAAGATCTTTGCATTGCAGATCATTTCAGCTACACAATATGCGAGTGCGGGGGAAGATAAACATCCTGCGCCACAGGCATTGAAAGAGAATACCGGGAGGATAGATGGAATTATTTATGATTATTATAAAACAATCCCACACTACAGCTTCGGGAGTGTACCTATAAAATCTACCATACCTACTATGTGGTGGCGCGCCCCTGGCGCTAATATTGATGCATTTGCCTGTGAGTGTTTTATAGACGAACTGGCGCATCTTGCCTCACAGGACCCGCTTGCGTTCCGGAAAGCACATTTTGCGTTCACCCGGTATCAGGCGCTGGTGGACAAACTGTCGGAGATCAGTAACTGGGATGCGCGCCGGAAGAACGATGGATGGGGTGTTGCTATTACCGAATGCTTCGGCAGTATGGTGGGGCAGGTCGTAAAGGTATCCCGCCGACCGGACCAAACCCTCAAAATTGACAAAGTATTTGCACTGATCGATTGCGGCTGGTATGTAAACCCTGATACCATCCGCGCCCAGTTGGAAGGTAGCATCATTATGGCATTGGGAGCGGCGGTGAACCATGCAACGCATTTCGAACAGGGGAAGGCGGTGGAAAGGAATTTTAACGCCTACCCTATGCCGCGGATCAATGAAATTCCTGAAATTGAAGTGCATATTATGGAAAATGACGAAGCTCCCGGCGGTGTCGGTGAGCCGGGATTGCCGGCTTTTGCCCCCGCGTTGTGCAATGCTATTTTTGATCTTACCGGGAAAAGATTGCGTAAATTGCCTTTCAGACTGGAAGATGTTTAA
- a CDS encoding zinc ribbon domain-containing protein, with the protein MASTNFCQSCSMPIDDPAMAGTEKNGAPSKEYCKYCYQQGAFTTPNMTLDEMRTVVKTEMEKRHIGQEIINLAVNTLPNLKRWRNSNN; encoded by the coding sequence ATGGCTTCTACAAATTTCTGCCAGAGCTGCAGCATGCCAATTGATGACCCGGCAATGGCCGGTACTGAAAAAAATGGCGCTCCCAGCAAGGAGTATTGTAAATATTGTTATCAGCAAGGCGCATTTACCACACCAAATATGACGCTCGACGAGATGCGTACTGTCGTTAAGACCGAAATGGAAAAGCGGCATATCGGGCAGGAGATCATTAACCTGGCCGTTAATACGCTTCCCAACCTGAAGCGCTGGCGCAATAGCAATAATTGA
- a CDS encoding efflux RND transporter periplasmic adaptor subunit encodes MKSPLFLPGLLVILVSCGSKQEKTKPVYEKITESVYASGIVKSSNQYEVFSRVNGIVDKRLVKEGDLVDKGGAIVQLSGVTAQLQAENARIAAEHATQTANFQRLAELRLSIDLAKIKLEQDAIQLNRQRNLWAQQIGSRNELDQRELAWKTSRNNYDAACLRYAELKREISFGEKQAFKNLEISKSQVNDYTIKSEYSGKVYEILVEEGEMVTIQQPIAVVGDASSFLLELQVDEYDIARVRPGQKIIITMDSYRGQLFQAVVTKVKPFMHERSKTFTVEAQFLQPPSVLYPNLTCEANIVVAQKENALTIPRACLLEGNYILLANKEKRKVITGLMDYQKVEIIKGITASDLILKPAP; translated from the coding sequence ATGAAATCTCCTTTATTTCTACCCGGTCTTCTTGTAATACTGGTTTCCTGCGGCAGTAAGCAGGAAAAAACAAAGCCTGTATACGAAAAGATCACAGAATCGGTATATGCATCGGGTATTGTAAAAAGCAGTAATCAATATGAGGTATTTTCCCGCGTAAATGGCATTGTAGACAAGCGACTGGTAAAGGAAGGGGATCTTGTTGACAAGGGCGGAGCGATTGTACAGCTTTCGGGCGTAACAGCGCAACTGCAGGCAGAAAATGCCCGTATTGCTGCGGAACACGCCACACAGACGGCCAATTTCCAGCGACTGGCGGAGCTACGTTTAAGCATTGATCTGGCAAAAATAAAACTGGAGCAGGATGCCATACAACTGAACCGGCAACGTAATCTCTGGGCTCAGCAGATAGGCAGCCGTAATGAACTGGATCAACGTGAGCTTGCCTGGAAGACCTCCCGCAACAATTACGATGCTGCCTGCCTTCGTTATGCCGAATTAAAACGTGAGATCAGCTTCGGCGAAAAACAAGCGTTCAAGAACCTGGAGATCTCAAAATCGCAGGTCAACGATTATACCATCAAAAGTGAATACAGCGGCAAGGTGTATGAGATCCTGGTTGAGGAGGGAGAAATGGTCACCATACAGCAACCTATTGCCGTGGTTGGCGATGCATCTTCTTTCCTGCTGGAACTGCAGGTAGATGAATACGATATTGCACGGGTAAGACCAGGACAAAAGATCATCATTACGATGGACAGTTACCGGGGGCAGCTGTTCCAGGCGGTCGTAACAAAGGTGAAGCCCTTTATGCATGAACGGTCGAAGACCTTCACTGTGGAGGCGCAATTCCTCCAACCCCCTTCCGTATTATATCCCAATCTGACCTGTGAAGCTAATATCGTAGTAGCGCAGAAGGAAAATGCGCTTACGATCCCGAGAGCATGCCTGCTGGAGGGAAACTACATATTACTGGCCAATAAGGAGAAGCGGAAAGTCATCACGGGCCTGATGGACTATCAGAAAGTAGAGATCATCAAAGGGATAACGGCGAGCGATCTTATTCTAAAACCTGCTCCATGA
- a CDS encoding ABC transporter ATP-binding protein, which yields MADIILEARNINKYFHDPVDVKVLSDINFKVAKGEFIAVTGKSGCGKSTLLYILSTMDTDYEGELLIDNISMVNRPEAMLAQVRNEKIGFVFQFHYLLHEFSVLHNVMLPGLKLNKYPAQEVEQRAIERLSWLGIEKLANKKANQVSGGEKQRVAIARALINDPCIIMGDEPTGNLDKKNSELVFDIFRQLAEEHQQTLLIVTHDPEFAARTHRIIQMEDGKITS from the coding sequence ATGGCAGACATTATTCTTGAAGCCCGCAATATTAATAAATATTTTCACGATCCTGTTGATGTGAAAGTACTGAGCGACATTAATTTCAAGGTTGCCAAGGGAGAATTTATTGCTGTGACCGGGAAGTCCGGTTGCGGCAAGTCTACCCTGCTGTATATCCTCTCTACCATGGATACTGACTATGAAGGAGAATTGCTGATCGACAATATATCGATGGTGAACAGACCGGAGGCTATGCTGGCGCAGGTACGCAATGAGAAGATCGGGTTTGTGTTCCAGTTCCATTACCTGCTCCATGAATTCAGTGTACTACATAATGTCATGTTGCCGGGGCTAAAGCTAAACAAATACCCTGCACAGGAAGTGGAGCAAAGGGCTATTGAAAGACTTTCCTGGCTGGGGATTGAAAAGCTGGCTAATAAAAAGGCCAACCAGGTGTCGGGAGGTGAAAAGCAACGTGTAGCTATTGCCAGGGCGCTGATCAACGATCCCTGTATCATCATGGGCGATGAGCCTACGGGCAATCTTGACAAGAAGAATAGTGAGCTGGTGTTTGACATTTTCAGGCAGCTTGCAGAGGAACACCAACAGACCCTGCTGATCGTAACGCATGACCCTGAATTTGCTGCCCGTACACATAGGATCATACAGATGGAAGACGGGAAGATTACATCCTGA
- a CDS encoding SDR family NAD(P)-dependent oxidoreductase: MSPSHHKINSHGKIFNGQVALVTGGSFGIGHATAVAFAKRGASVVVADLIEETTAIQGSQTILICSCFTSPLSIKRYAKRRIEYHATKGDKSTLCDDHSIVP; encoded by the coding sequence TTGTCCCCTTCACATCATAAAATAAACTCTCATGGGAAGATTTTTAATGGACAAGTCGCTTTAGTAACAGGCGGCAGCTTTGGTATAGGCCATGCAACCGCGGTTGCCTTTGCGAAGAGGGGCGCCAGTGTGGTTGTAGCAGACTTAATTGAGGAGACGACAGCGATCCAAGGGTCGCAAACTATACTTATCTGCTCATGTTTTACCTCACCATTATCAATCAAACGTTATGCTAAAAGACGAATTGAGTATCATGCAACAAAAGGCGACAAGAGCACCTTATGTGACGATCATAGTATCGTTCCATGA
- a CDS encoding YbhN family protein, whose amino-acid sequence MSVENNDDNSLPGKGKMRGAYWWSSAILIVLIVLIVHYFPEIRKELKLLKKVNGYWLSLAILSQLMTYFLNAMVYFFLLRNLGQERLPGIWALIRASVISLFFDQVMPSAGISGKTYIFSFLGRFNIAATKVITLIVAELLTFYVTLEILIIFLLTSTIFYDRIPYLFKGILPAGMLAYLVIGGVIIFAGRKKFFDALYRRLGRVKFARRILEKASRKMQQQAGSGEVQLTAFLENNKRNVFYAFLAQLFVIVADALTILALFRGLGAPASAFNVLLCFICTKIVSTLPISPGSLVLYESSMTFFFTSLGLPLGASVIVTLLYRLLSFWLPMPAGFILYRSWLKAKPGKRQVSHIER is encoded by the coding sequence ATGTCGGTTGAAAACAACGATGATAACTCTCTTCCGGGGAAAGGGAAAATGCGCGGTGCATACTGGTGGTCTTCGGCTATTCTCATAGTACTCATTGTACTCATTGTCCATTATTTCCCCGAGATCAGAAAAGAACTGAAGCTGCTGAAGAAGGTAAATGGCTATTGGCTGTCGCTGGCCATTCTCTCGCAACTTATGACCTATTTCCTGAATGCGATGGTCTATTTTTTCCTGCTCAGGAATCTTGGGCAGGAACGGTTGCCCGGTATTTGGGCGCTTATCAGAGCGTCCGTTATTTCCCTATTCTTTGACCAGGTAATGCCGAGCGCCGGGATCAGCGGCAAAACATACATATTCAGTTTTCTCGGGCGCTTCAATATTGCGGCAACAAAAGTAATTACATTGATCGTTGCTGAACTGCTTACATTTTATGTTACGCTTGAAATACTGATAATATTCCTGTTGACATCTACCATCTTTTATGACAGGATCCCTTACTTATTTAAGGGCATTTTGCCCGCAGGAATGCTTGCATACCTGGTAATTGGCGGCGTCATCATCTTCGCCGGCAGAAAGAAATTCTTTGACGCTCTTTACAGAAGGCTGGGCAGGGTAAAGTTTGCCAGGAGAATCCTTGAAAAAGCATCAAGAAAAATGCAACAACAGGCCGGCTCGGGTGAGGTACAGCTGACCGCTTTCCTCGAAAACAATAAAAGGAATGTGTTCTACGCATTTCTTGCACAGCTGTTTGTGATTGTAGCAGATGCGTTAACAATTCTTGCCCTGTTCAGAGGATTAGGGGCGCCCGCCTCCGCTTTTAATGTATTGTTATGCTTCATATGCACCAAGATCGTCTCAACGTTGCCCATATCTCCCGGTTCATTGGTACTTTATGAAAGCAGCATGACATTTTTCTTTACGAGCCTGGGACTGCCGCTGGGCGCCAGTGTTATTGTTACGCTCCTTTACCGGCTTTTATCGTTCTGGTTACCGATGCCGGCTGGTTTTATTCTTTACAGAAGCTGGCTTAAGGCAAAGCCCGGTAAAAGGCAGGTGTCTCATATAGAGAGATAG
- a CDS encoding GMC oxidoreductase, translating to MSVKSLFINTKGIQQNTFDAIVIGSGISGGWAAKELCDQGLKTLVLERGRNVEHIKDYPTATMAPWEFKHRGQLSKEFLQENPLISKAAGFGEDTAHFFIKDKDHPYIQEKPFDWIRGYQVGGKSLTWGRACQRWSNFEFTAPERYGYGTGWPIDYNTIAPWYSHVEKFIGVCGTRDGIAAMPDGEFQPPFELNCVEAEIQRKIRSNYKDRHLVHARWAQLTQPQDVHIQQGRTRCQARSLCMRGCPFGGYFSSVSSTLPWAKKTGHLTVRPFSVVHSIIYDEKKGKATGVRVIDTNTKEITEFFARIIFLNAAALNSNLILLNSTSKRFPNGLGNDSGLLGKYVAFHNYRASVSAEMEGMKDKYYYGRNPTEPIIANYRNLEKQDTDYVGGFTTFMGAYRPHAGGELLESNIGAAYKEALTEPGGWRTYMYMQGETIPKATNHVRLSPDKKDQWGIPLLIMSVDYDDNDEKMIKDFLTQSAEMMEKAGCKNIEQHDNHQAPGLDIHEMGGCRMGKDARTSLLNEWNQLHHCKNVFVTDGAAMTSTGNQSPSLLYMALTARAATYAVGEMKKGNI from the coding sequence ATGTCCGTTAAGTCATTGTTCATTAATACAAAAGGCATTCAGCAAAACACTTTCGACGCCATCGTCATTGGCTCCGGCATCAGCGGTGGCTGGGCGGCCAAAGAGCTGTGCGACCAGGGGCTGAAAACACTGGTGCTTGAGAGGGGCCGGAACGTAGAGCATATAAAAGATTATCCCACCGCCACCATGGCTCCCTGGGAGTTCAAACACCGTGGACAGCTATCAAAGGAGTTCCTCCAGGAAAATCCCCTGATCAGCAAGGCTGCCGGCTTTGGAGAAGACACGGCGCATTTCTTTATCAAAGACAAGGATCATCCCTACATACAGGAAAAGCCTTTCGACTGGATCCGGGGCTACCAGGTGGGCGGCAAATCCCTCACCTGGGGCCGTGCCTGCCAGCGTTGGAGCAACTTCGAATTTACCGCCCCCGAACGTTATGGCTACGGTACGGGATGGCCAATCGACTACAATACAATTGCCCCCTGGTATTCCCATGTCGAAAAGTTCATCGGCGTATGCGGTACCCGCGATGGTATAGCTGCGATGCCCGACGGAGAATTCCAGCCGCCATTTGAGCTGAATTGCGTGGAAGCAGAGATCCAGCGAAAGATCCGGTCCAACTATAAAGACCGCCACCTGGTGCATGCACGATGGGCACAACTTACCCAACCACAGGACGTGCACATACAGCAGGGGCGAACCAGGTGCCAGGCCAGAAGTTTATGCATGCGCGGTTGCCCCTTCGGTGGCTATTTTAGCTCGGTGTCGTCTACGCTTCCCTGGGCTAAAAAAACAGGCCATCTTACCGTAAGGCCGTTCTCTGTCGTTCATTCTATTATCTACGACGAAAAAAAAGGGAAGGCTACCGGTGTCAGGGTCATTGACACAAATACAAAAGAAATCACCGAGTTTTTCGCCCGCATTATTTTTCTCAATGCCGCTGCGCTGAACTCAAATCTCATCCTGCTGAATTCTACCAGTAAACGTTTTCCCAACGGATTAGGAAATGATAGTGGCCTGCTGGGTAAATACGTGGCGTTTCACAACTACCGTGCATCTGTCAGTGCTGAAATGGAAGGCATGAAAGATAAATATTACTACGGTCGTAATCCAACAGAGCCTATCATTGCCAACTATCGCAACCTCGAAAAACAGGATACTGATTATGTCGGCGGCTTTACCACATTTATGGGCGCCTATCGCCCGCATGCCGGCGGAGAGCTGTTGGAAAGCAATATCGGCGCTGCATACAAGGAGGCACTAACCGAACCCGGTGGCTGGCGTACATACATGTATATGCAGGGAGAAACCATCCCTAAAGCAACAAATCACGTACGGCTGAGCCCCGATAAGAAAGACCAGTGGGGCATACCCTTGCTGATCATGTCGGTGGATTATGATGATAACGATGAAAAGATGATTAAGGACTTCCTGACCCAAAGCGCAGAAATGATGGAAAAGGCGGGTTGTAAAAACATCGAACAGCACGACAATCACCAGGCCCCGGGACTGGACATCCACGAGATGGGAGGCTGCAGAATGGGGAAGGATGCCCGTACCTCCCTGCTGAATGAGTGGAATCAGTTGCATCACTGCAAAAATGTATTCGTCACCGATGGCGCAGCTATGACGAGCACCGGCAATCAAAGTCCCTCACTGTTGTATATGGCGCTTACCGCAAGAGCGGCTACCTATGCGGTCGGTGAAATGAAAAAGGGGAATATATAA